Sequence from the Aromatoleum petrolei genome:
GGAGTCGTGGCCATGCCGGCGTGCCGCCGGCGCGGGCGCCCCGCGCAGTCTGCAGATTCCCTTCAGGTACTCCGTTTAAATAATAGGCGCTAATGCGGGATGCGTCGGGTTTTGTGCAGCCGCTCCGAGCGGGAAGTCCCGCGGATTTGCGCTCAGGCTTCGATCAGGCCCGAACGCACGGCGATCAGCGCCAGTTCGGCGGCATTCGCGGCGTTGAGCTTCTGCTTGATGTGGTAGAGGTGGGTGCCGACCGTGCTGGGGCTGAGCTTGTGCGTGTCGGCGACCTGGGTCACGGAATTGCCTTTCGCGAGTTCCAGGAAGACGGCGAATTCCTTGTCGGTGAGTGCGTCGGCGGGGTCGTTGCTACCGCCGAACTGGGCGAGCGCGAGCTGCGGGGCGAGTTCGGGGTCGACGTAGCGCTGGCCGCGCGCGACCTGGGCGACCGCGCGCACCAGTTCCTGCGGCTGGGCGCGTTTGGAGAGGTAGCCGGTGGCGCCGGAGCGCAGTGCGCGCATCGGGATCTGCGAGTCCTCGTGTGCCGAGAGCATCAGCACGCGGGCGCCGGGGTGGCGCGCGCGCAGGCGGTCCAGCGCGCACAGCCCGCCCAGCCCGGGCATGGTCACGTCCATCACGAGGGCGTCGGGCTGGTGTTCGCCGACAGCGGCGATGGCGGCCTCGCCGCTGTCGGCCTCGGCGACGATGGTGGCACCGGCGCCTTCGAGCAGCATGCGGAAGCCCATGCGGACGATGGCGTGGTCGTCGGCGAGGACGAGGCGGAGGTTCTCAAGACTGGTGGCCATGGGGGCTTTCCTCGGTGCGAATCTCGGAGGGATTGGAGGGCAGCCGGGCGCAGACGCGCAGGCCGCCGCCGGGGGAGGTGTCGAATTCGAGTTCGCCGTGCAGTTCGGCGACGCGCTCGCGCATGCCGGTGAGGCCGTAGCGGCCGGGGCGTGGGTCGGAAGGCAGGCCGCGGCCGTTGTCGCAGACCTCGAGTGCGACGGCGCCGGGCTGGAAGTCGAGCCGCACGTCGACCTGCGTGGCACCCGAGTGGCGTGCGACGTTGGTGAGGCTTTCCTGCAGCAGGCGCAGCACGGTGAGGCCCAGCGCCTCGCTGGTCGGTTCACTGGCGGGGGCGGTGCGGCAGTCGACGCGGATGTCGGGGTGGTGTCCGGACCACAGGCGGCAGTAGTCGGTGACGGCGCGGTCGAGCTCGCCGGCGCCGGTGCTTGCCGGACGCAGGCGCTGCAGGATCGTGCGCACGCCGTCCTGCATCTGGCCCGTCATCGCGAGGATAGCCTGGGCGCTGCCGTGGAGCTGCGGCTGGTCGTCGCTGCGTTGCAGGATGGCGCCGGAGATCGCGCGCACCGCGGTGATGGCCTGGCCGAGTTCGTCGTGCAGCTCGCGCGCGATCACGCGGCGCTCCTCTTCGAGGCGGGCCTGAACGGCACGGGCGAAGGCCTGGTCTTCCTCCAGGCGCAGGTTGTGCGCGCGGGTGTCGTCGAGCGTGTCGGCGAGGCGGTTGTAGCTCGCGGCCAGCCGGTCGAGTTCGGCGACGCGGTAGCCGGGCAGGCGCACATCGAAGCGGCCGTCGGCGCCGCGCGCGAGGGCGGCGTCGATCTGTGCGAGCGGCGCGAGCGCGCGGTGCAGCGCCAGGCGCGCGGCAAGGGCGAGCACCAGCAGCAGCGCGAGGGCGGTGCCGAGGCCGGCGGCGAGATCGTCCCAGGCGTCGAGCACGGCGCGCGAGGCGTCCGGGCGCAGCACGATCTGGCGGTCGCCGGCGTCGAAGTGGCGCACCGGCAGCGCGGGCGTCATGTGCTCGGCGAACCAATCGGGGGCGA
This genomic interval carries:
- a CDS encoding response regulator: MATSLENLRLVLADDHAIVRMGFRMLLEGAGATIVAEADSGEAAIAAVGEHQPDALVMDVTMPGLGGLCALDRLRARHPGARVLMLSAHEDSQIPMRALRSGATGYLSKRAQPQELVRAVAQVARGQRYVDPELAPQLALAQFGGSNDPADALTDKEFAVFLELAKGNSVTQVADTHKLSPSTVGTHLYHIKQKLNAANAAELALIAVRSGLIEA
- a CDS encoding HAMP domain-containing sensor histidine kinase; translation: MRARSTTLGARVGLVLAAVLALVLLAATGWWVRETRKSIHEEVLAASHVAQQWVAVLVSETLRDRADGPERLMAHLRAVGRLRANQLEVHAPDGARLYVSPESTYKPGRFAPDWFAEHMTPALPVRHFDAGDRQIVLRPDASRAVLDAWDDLAAGLGTALALLLVLALAARLALHRALAPLAQIDAALARGADGRFDVRLPGYRVAELDRLAASYNRLADTLDDTRAHNLRLEEDQAFARAVQARLEEERRVIARELHDELGQAITAVRAISGAILQRSDDQPQLHGSAQAILAMTGQMQDGVRTILQRLRPASTGAGELDRAVTDYCRLWSGHHPDIRVDCRTAPASEPTSEALGLTVLRLLQESLTNVARHSGATQVDVRLDFQPGAVALEVCDNGRGLPSDPRPGRYGLTGMRERVAELHGELEFDTSPGGGLRVCARLPSNPSEIRTEESPHGHQS